The stretch of DNA CTCCATACCCCACGAGCACCGGGGAAGCATCCACCATCACCTCATTATTATTTACAATATTTTCCAACACAGCCTTAACCGCATTAACGGTCACAATCTCTTCGTCTTGTGTGAGAGGAGCGTGAGCACACGCAAATAAATGGTTGTTGCGGTGACGCTTATTGTTAAGAGTAAATTTGTAATTTGGTGTGTTGCTGCAGGTGAATTCATACTCCCTTGTGGTAGAGATGCGTTTCTCGTTGTGGGGCCGGCTTCTTGAGGTGAAGCCGCCATGGTGGTGTGGGAACATGAGGTTGGCGATGGCTTTACCGGCAAGCTTACTGCGACGTTTGACCGTCATGTTGAGATCCATCATTAATTTTCCCTTTAATATGCCTTTTCTTAACATGAACAAGGCCACACGTATCATGCTCCATACTCTCTTAGTTATAATTGATACGttgttttccattttttttctagtggttttgatttattttgattgGAATTTTATTAGGAGAGAAAGAGCTAGCTAGAGAGATTTTTGGGAGAGATATAGAGATGAAGATTGAGACACAAAGGCATGAATTGAAGGAGAAGGGTAATgggtgtatatatatatatgtgaatgTAATGTGGAAAGAGGGGAGAAAGAAAAACGTGATGATTTCATTTGTGCTTCTTTTTAATTAGCttttttgtgtttgaataaACCTACCCCTAGAACTTGAATAACTCATGCGTATatagatatttatttatttatttattatatatagtgctatttttatttaatttatttagtgctactttttttttgcaacatATTTAGTGCTACTTTAGTTTtagctttttatttattttataaaccgAGTATGATTTGTGGGGAGGTGTTGGCTTAAGAGTTAAGAGGTAAGACTTTGTAGTTGAATATGTCACGTGAGATTGTGTAGTCTAAAAGAAACTGTCACGTGACTTTGAAAAATCGTGAACGTAAATTTGTAATAATGGacaatacttatattttcaagACTTGTGTTTTACCTCTAAATAAGACCAATGActcctccttttttttttttttttatatttcttcaacTTTACCACTTTAGACGAAAAAATTGTTAGTAAATAAagagttgaagaagaaaaataagcaCAATTACAATATAAAAGTAGAATGTAAAAACTCTAAAAAAGTAGAATGTGAAAACTTTAAAATCGGAGAATAATTACGATCGTTGTCTAAATTggcaattaaaaaattattactatgtaaaaaaaatttacaacacAAAGAAAGTTAATAATCTTAGTTTATTACTATCTCAACTCAAGCTTTTCTTAAATGGTCAATTAATCTCTTGTAGAGAAAGTGATCCTTTACCAGTGAGGCCAGATGCTTTGAATATAAAACTTTATCTATTTAtcgagaaaaaatatatataaatatatatatatagctattATTTgtctaaagaaaaataatttttgacgGGTAATGGTCCTCTTTAATCCATGAATTCACACCCTCTTATTAAGCGGTAATattgaatatttataaaaaataaaaatgctaaaTATCATAATCCACAccagtttaattttattttattccataaCGTAGATCTACATCACATTTCATAGAGTTATAAAAGTAAAACTACAGACCAAAAAACAAAGCAACCTTGAGAAGTGAAAGGGTTAATAATATATACCCTAAAAAAACCTCAAGGCAACTATAGTTTGTAACAAGGcctatggaaaaaaaaaaaaaaaaaactagcttTGTAGTAACATTATAATTAACTAGTAAAGATCTCTTGCTCTTACATGGGATTTGGATGATGGGGGTGAGTGTTGGGGGAGGGGGGGTGCAAGTAAAGTTTTAATTTGGAGAAGACTTTTCTTAAAATAGAGATAATTTTAATTTGCTATTTTGATATTGTTGATCTCTCTTGTAAGTGCTGGAATACAACTTGAACTACGAGCTAGCCCTCCTCCTCCTCTCTTGTCCCTTGGACTAATTGACTTAGCCCTATCTAAGTTACTCTTTTTTAGCATCTCTTTCATAGCTTGAGCTTGAAACAAAACAGGAAAAGCCCTACCATATTTGTTAAACCTAGCACAAGCATTCATATGTGTACTTAAAGCTTCATCCAATTTTTCCCCACCATTTTTAACCAACTCTTCCTTCACCGCCTCAGAACACAATCCGCACACAAACTTCCCTTCGAATTTGTTGCGAATTCGTTCTATGTACTCGGGTGTACACTCCTCGGACATACCACAACACTCACACTTTGCATCTTCAACTTCGGATATCGATGGTAGGtttaaattatcaatttcttttgtcAATTCGAAGGAAATGTCCGAAATCGTTCTTTGAAGGTGGTCGGAATTTGAGAGCTTTGTTGATTTGTTGTTGCTCCTTGAGATTAATGAAGTTGATAGCAAAGATTCTCCATGAGGTGCCATAATCATAAATATGAAGGGATGTTGATCTTGATTGTAACAAAATGAGGGTTTATGagaaagtatatattattaGGTTGAAAATTATCTCATTGTATGGTTAAGAAGTAAATGATAACCCTATTTATAATGCATTGGCATATAACATTGGAAGAAAGTGTATGGATCTTAGAAACTCAAATGTCATCTTCCAAATCGTGAACTAACTAGATTTATCAAGAAATATTTAATGAGAAAACAATGACTAGAGAAGCTTTTTTAACCTAAAAGATTGGgttcatgtttttcttttttatgttacATTAATTGTTTTACTTAATGTGAACTTCCATGGTTGGTATTGTTGTATCTCGAAGAAAAAAGTGAAAAGCACGTGCAACCTTGGTTCCTCTACGTGCATGGTTTCTTTCCATGGCTGATAATGGTGTAACTATAATAACGATGTGCTTTTCTTTTTcatccataaatatattttctttgtatttttttatatatagaaaataaatcCCCTTGTTCTAGTAGATTCAGGATAATGTACATgagataaaaaaacaaacaaacatgcaTATAGTAGTAATTAACTCTAAAATATGTAGAACTAAAATCAACACTATCAATGGTATGTTGCATAAAATGTAATTCTAGATAGGTCAAGGTGAATTATAGGCTTAAATATACTTTTCGTCATTTATCTCATAGGAACTATTCGTTATgctcctttatttattttaaatgttgAATGTTAGCTATTTCTTATGTGATCGTATAACCAAAGTTTTTATATCATCATGTATCTTCATTGGGAAACTTTGCACATGATATCATCTGTCCACAAGACCACTACAAACCATCTCTTCAAATAACTTTCCCTCTTGTTaactcacttgggttggtgcattgataTTGGCTTTGGACCTGGAAATGTgttcctcttgaggtctgaggttcgattctctctgacgCCAATTTGCGtaggctaatttagcttcttaaaaaaaaactttcactCTTGTTTTGTCacactattatttttatgttcCTACCCAAATGAACA from Trifolium pratense cultivar HEN17-A07 linkage group LG5, ARS_RC_1.1, whole genome shotgun sequence encodes:
- the LOC123885092 gene encoding uncharacterized protein LOC123885092 translates to MENNVSIITKRVWSMIRVALFMLRKGILKGKLMMDLNMTVKRRSKLAGKAIANLMFPHHHGGFTSRSRPHNEKRISTTREYEFTCSNTPNYKFTLNNKRHRNNHLFACAHAPLTQDEEIVTVNAVKAVLENIVNNNEVMVDASPVLVGYGETPKDIDTDVEVDEAAEAFIKRFYLQLGKQN
- the LOC123884719 gene encoding uncharacterized protein LOC123884719; translated protein: MIMAPHGESLLSTSLISRSNNKSTKLSNSDHLQRTISDISFELTKEIDNLNLPSISEVEDAKCECCGMSEECTPEYIERIRNKFEGKFVCGLCSEAVKEELVKNGGEKLDEALSTHMNACARFNKYGRAFPVLFQAQAMKEMLKKSNLDRAKSISPRDKRGGGGLARSSSCIPALTREINNIKIAN